The Thermodesulfobacteriota bacterium sequence TTTTACCGACTTTAGGTTCTCAGAAAAATCGTTTAACTTTATAATTCTGGTAGTAGTATTTACCTGTGGTCGGGGAATGTACGTGCAGGTCTGAACGGAGAGCTGTACCCAGCCTTGATGGAAATTCATTCAGGGTATCTAGGTATATGGTGGGCTTGGATAGAGAAAAATTTAAAGAACTCGTGGACAAGGCATTCGAAAATATACCGGATAACTTCAAGGAAAAGATCCGAAACGTTGCGATTACGGTGGAGGACTTTCCTAGCCGGTATGATTTGGATGGGCTCAAAATAAATGACGGCAGATTCTTGCTGGGACTTTACCGGGGAACTCCGCTTCCTCAGAGGAGCGTGTGGCAGGGCATACAATTCCCGGATAAAATCGTCCTTTTTAAGCGTAACATCGAGAGGATGTGCAGAAACGAAAAAGAAGTAGAAGAGAAGGTTAATGAAGTTCTTTTACACGAGATAGCTCATTACTTCGGGCTATCGGATAAAGAGATTTATGAGCTTATGGGTTCTGATTAAGCTCCCCGGTAAACCACAGGAAATTCTTTTTTTCGGTTTATCACCGGTTTAACCAGGAGATCAATCGGGGGATTCTCCCCGCATGTCATCCCCGAACGTTCCCCAATAAAAACATTTGGGGACAGGATTAATCGGGGATCCATCTTTTAAAAAAACTGGATTCCTACTCCCTGCGTGCGCGAGGACATGTTTCGTGGGAATGACCTCGTGTTGTACTCCTTAATGGATTCCGTTTTCTCATTATTCCTGAAGTAGGTCATAGTCTCAAAACATATCTTTATTCATTTTACTACTTTTTAACCTTCTTCATAAAACTCTCCATGAACTCTGTAGCCTTCTTCAGTTGCTCAGTCCACCTTTCCTGAATTTTTTGAAAATTTTCCATGAACTCAGTGACTTTATCGGGCAGGTTCATCTCGGACATTAGCTTGTTAGCCTCTTCAGTTAACTTGGTCTTTTCTTCTATGATCTGTCCTGTTATCCTTTCCATTGTCTCGACGGCATTCTGTACCCAAGCCTCCTGAAATTTCTTGAATTCTCCGAGCAGTTTCTGCTGGTATTCAAGTATGGGTTTGGTCATTTTTTCTGTCCTCTGCTGATAGTCTAAAAATGGCTTTACCATTTTTTCCATCTGCTTGGGGTAATCGAAAAACTGCTTTGTCAGCTTTTCCATTTCCTTCCTCTGCTTTTCTAGGACCTTAATAAAATCATCAGGCGTGTCTTTATAGCTTTTCTTTTTTGAAGACATGTTGTTGATCCCTCCTCTCTAAGCTGAATTTATCAAATCTTTCAGGCGGTTTGAAACCCGAATTACCTCCCGACCGCCCATGCCATCTTATTATCCCACAATCTGATAATACTTGAAATATGTGATAAATTGATTGGGGTGGTCGAGGAAACCGATGATAAGGAATAAAGATGTATAAGAATATTTCCAGCCTTTACTCCAAAGTTGCCCGGGTTCTCGACTTAGGGCCTCACTCATACGTCTTATCCTGCTGGCTCTTCTTGAGGCTCCTAGGGATAGTCTATTTTGTTGCGTTTCTCTCATTGTGGTTACAACTTCCCGGTCTTATCGGGAGCGATGGAATCCTACCAGTGGGAAGATTTTTGGAGATGGTAGATACTAATTTC is a genomic window containing:
- a CDS encoding metallopeptidase family protein; translated protein: MDREKFKELVDKAFENIPDNFKEKIRNVAITVEDFPSRYDLDGLKINDGRFLLGLYRGTPLPQRSVWQGIQFPDKIVLFKRNIERMCRNEKEVEEKVNEVLLHEIAHYFGLSDKEIYELMGSD